In the genome of Neodiprion pinetum isolate iyNeoPine1 chromosome 2, iyNeoPine1.2, whole genome shotgun sequence, one region contains:
- the LOC124213220 gene encoding kinesin-like protein KIF13A isoform X5, translated as MSSTDKIKVAVRVRPFNRREIELGTQCVVEMTKDQTILQHPTSLQDKIDRNKPKTFAFDHCFFSLEPGSDLFASQEVVFNALGRDILDNAFQGYNACIFAYGQTGSGKSYTMMGSGDNKGIIPRLCDNLFDMIAKQQSSELSYKVEVSYMEIYNEKVHDLLDPKQNKQSLKVREHNVLGPYVDGLSQLAVTAFQDIDNLMAEGNKSRTVAATNMNSESSRSHAVFSVILTQTLTDNKSGVSGEKVSRMSLVDLAGSERAVKTGAVGDRLKEGSNINKSLTTLGLVISKLADQSSSSKNKDKFVPYRDSVLTWLLKDNLGGNSKTVMVATISPAADNYEETLSTLRYADRAKKIVNHAVVNEDPNARIIRELRQEVEALKEMLLHATGHGSVVGQQRTDITEKLSESERLMKAMSQTWEEKLVKTEKLQHERQQALEKMGISVQASGIQVEKSKYYLVNLNADPSLNELLVYYLKERTLVGGRSAAIPQDIQLHGLGIQPEHCVITIEESGLYMTPLTGARCFINGSQVTDRTPLHHGDRIVWGNHHFFRVNCPRSATAVSSEPQTPAQTIDYNFAREELMLNELSNDPIQTAIARLEKQHEEDKQVALEKQRQEYERQFQQLRNILSPSTPYSPYVPYDPLRGSQGGKLPACTPTTQMRVEKWAQERDEMFKRSLGQLKADILRANSLVQEANFLAEEMDKQTKFSVTLQIPPNNLSPNRRSVFFQRGAFVSEPAILVKRMNMGSQVWSMEKLENKLVDMRDMYEDRKDSYNNQRLPIIKDELPGKTQDPFYESQENHNLIGVANIFLEVLFHDVRLDYHTPIISQQGEVAGRLQVEISRTSGQFPQDRICEAASDASSGDSASSEQEDYSESSHITCRITIKQASGLPLSLSHFVFCQYIFWGHPEPIVVPPVVNPELPATHLVPGQRDSLAFKFEHTKDFTIPITDEFLEHCSEGALSIEVWGHRSTGFSRSKPGWEVEQQQLAKARSLADRWAELTRKIELWVEIQELNEQGEYTPIEVVSKPDMLTGGVYQLRQGQQRRIQVRVKPVQNSGTLPIICQSILNVAVGSVSVRNRLQKPLDSYQEEDLSVLREKWSEALMRRRQYLDQHITKLIDKQDKTEQDVEREQSLLDQWVSLTEERNAVLVPTPGSGIPGAPADWIPPPGMEPHIPVLFLDLNADDLSTHQSGEEVSVTGLNSILPKEHGNKFYNLPIIRHLEKDVCAIAAWDSSIHDSVNLNRVTEANERVYLILKTTVRLSHPAPMDLVLRKRLALNIYKRQSITDRFFKRIVRTDGLSQSGVTYEVVSNIPKASEELEDRESLAQIAASGEDSNLSDGETYIEKYTRGVSAVESILTLDRLRQSVAVKELLQAQGQPLMRKTASVPNFSQIMRFDTSMDSLVNVTRSESVTDLNSELNGLPYPRRPSTGHIRNDDSNFLPTPPKPYGIGSILNSARPTFLNLNLNLNSLTRLQQSTSAKSSPNIVAGKLGLRMTTLHEETSNAANQPATPTPIYSPSREDDADKSDTGYSEYEAYQPSTKPIKPLTTSRTLDSLVELQSTKINTPSMSSSGYGSQAVSSTNLTSEDSISIKSISVDETPDLEYRNLLDYKRTDKMDSSLVEETPEEHSEDLNTTLGGISVGQNDDGHATELTRDCLDQNQDTYMEDANENVVELERDNNDNTMNKANTEQSSEAMANQDREEKNDNDKKVEIEVSHASNSDNDSPADGTSVVRSKLTPGKVVRRRKTSGGNARPTSYQHRASFPMVRPQLSESKAAARLEQSLQPGMPYENGDNSSSERIDVDDTSDKSSAFGSRPDLTRIETPLPDWVIVGESVLVRPYSSSGVIAYVGATEFASGNWIGVELDAPTGKNDGTVQGHRYFTCRPKYGIFVKVDKLIQDRRGRALRSYTKQETTPPPSASMRRSASRGEGLHSLHRSRSRGEGLSTVGMRSSPRSK; from the exons GAACAAACCGAAAACTTTTGCTTTTGATCACTGTTTCTTCTCGCTGGAACCAGGCTCTGATCTTTTTGCTAGTCAAGAAGTCGTTTTTAATGCGTTGGGTCGGGACATCCTTGACAACGCGTTTCAGGGCTACAACGCGTGCATTTTTGCATATGGACAAACTG GTTCAGGGAAATCTTATACAATGATGGGTAGCGGGGACAACAAGGGTATTATTCCCAGGCTGTGCGACAATCTTTTCGACATGATTGCGAAACAGCAAAGTTCCGAACTGAGTTACAAAGTTGAAGTTTCTTACATGGAAATATACAACGAAAAAGTGCACGACTTGTTGGACCCCAAACAAAATAAACAGTCGCTCAAAGTCAGAGAACACAACGTTTTAGGACCGTACGTCGACGGGCTGAGTCAACTTGCCGTTACAGCCTTTCag GACATAGACAATCTAATGGCGGAAGGAAATAAATCTCGAACAGTAGCAGCGACGAATATGAATTCCGAAAGTTCTCGCTCGCACGCAGTGTTCTCTGTAATACTAACTCAGACTCTGACCGACAACAAGAGCGGAGTAAGTGGGGAAAAAGTTTCTCGCATGTCGCTCGTAGATCTGGCGGGCAGTGAAAGAGCCGTCAAAACTGGTGCCGTAGGCGATAGGCTTAAGGAAGGAAGCAATATTAACAA GTCACTAACCACACTAGGCCTAGTAATATCAAAACTAGCTGATCAGAGCTCAAGCAGCAAGAATAAGGACAAGTTTGTACCTTACAGAGACTCGGTACTTACATGGTTACTTAAG GACAATCTCGGAGGAAATAGTAAGACTGTGATGGTTGCAACAATCTCACCTGCAGCTGACAACTACGAGGAGACATTGTCAACGCTGAGATACGCGGATAGGGCTAAGAAAATAGTGAACCATGCTGTTGTCAATGAGGATCCAAATGCCAGAATAATCAGGGAACTTAGACAGGAGGTTGAAGCATTGAAGGAAATGCTGCTGCACGCTACG gGTCACGGATCCGTCGTCGGTCAGCAGCGTACCGATATAACTGAAAAATTGTCCGAGTCTGAGCGTCTGATGAAGGCGATGTCCCAGACGTGGGAAGAGAAGTTGGTTAAGACTGAGAAACTACAGCACGAAAGGCAGCAGGCTCTCGAAAAAATGGGAATCAGCGTACAGGCATCGGGGATTCAAGTTGAGAAAAGCAAATATTATTTAGTAAACCTCAACGCCGATCCCAGCTTGAACGAGTTGCTGGTATACTACCTCAAG GAACGAACATTAGTCGGCGGTAGATCAGCAGCAATACCTCAAGACATTCAACTTCACGGATTGGGAATTCAGCCTGAACACTGTGTCATAACTATCGAAGAGTCAGGCCTTTACATGACCCCGTTGACCGGGGCTAGATGTTTCATAAATGGCAGTCAGGTTACCGATAGAACTCCGTTGCATCATGGCGATAGAATCGTCTGGGGAAATCATCATTTCTTCAGAGTAAACTGTCCCAGAAGCGCTACAG CTGTTAGCAGTGAGCCTCAAACACCAGCGCAGACTATAGACTATAATTTTGCCCGAGAAGAACTTATGCTGAACGAATTGTCTAACGATCCAATCCAAACCGCGATTGCCAGACTTGAAAAACAGCACGAAGAAGATAAGCag GTCGCTCTGGAGAAGCAGCGGCAAGAATACGAGCGGCAATTCCAACAGCTTCGTAACATTCTGTCACCATCAACACCATATTCGCCTTATGTTCCCTATGATCCGCTACGTGGAAGTCAAGGCGGCAAGTTGCCAGCTTGCACTCCAACTACGCAGATGCGGGTCGAAAAGTGGGCTCAGGAACGTGATGAAATGTTCAAGCGCAGTCTTGGCCAGTTGAAAGCTGACATCCTGAGAGCAAACTCGTTGGTACAAGAGGCGAACTTCTTGGCTGAAGAAATGGATAAACAAACAAAGTTCAGCGTCACCTTGCAGATACCCCCGAACAATTTGAGCCCCAACAGAAGG AGTGTGTTCTTTCAGCGGGGGGCGTTCGTCAGCGAGCCGGCGATACTGGTGAAGCGAATGAATATGGGGAGTCAAGTTTGGTCTATGGAGAAGTTGGAGAACAAGCTTGTGGATATGCGTGACATGTACGAAGATAGAAAAGACTCATATAATAATCAGCGACTGCCGATCATCAAG GATGAACTGCCGGGTAAAACTCAGGACCCGTTTTATGAGTCCCAGGAGAATCACAACCTCATAGGAGTAGCAAATATATTCCTGGAAGTTCTCTTTCACGACGTGAGACTCGATTATCACACACCAATCATCAGCCAGCAGGGCGAAGTCGCTGGTCGACTTCAGGTCGAGATCAGTCGAACGTCCGGACAATTTCCTCAAGATCGAATCTGCGAGGCAGCTTCGGACGCTTCGTCTGGTGACTCAGCGTCTTCCGAGCAGGAGGACTATTCAGAATCGAGTCACATTACGTGCAGAATAACTATCAAACAAGCTAGTGGCCTGCCGCTCTCCCTCAGCCATTTTGTATTCTGTCAGTACATTTTTTGGGGACATCCTGAGCCCATCGTCGTCCCGCCCGTCGTCAACCCCGAATTACCGGCTACTCATTTAGTTCCCGGGCAGAGAGACTCCCTCGCCTTCAAATTTGAACACACCAAAGACTTCACAATTCCCATCACTGACGAGTTTCTGGAACACTGTTCGG AAGGAGCTTTGAGCATAGAAGTATGGGGTCACAGAAGCACCGGGTTCTCGCGAAGTAAGCCAGGCTGGGAAGTGGAGCAGCAACAGTTGGCTAAGGCAAGATCGCTAGCCGATCGGTGGGCGGAATTGACTAGGAAGATCGAGCTCTGGGTCGAGATACAGGAGCTGAATGAGCAGGGAGAATACACGCCAATCGAAGTCGTCAGCAAGCCTGATATGCTGACAG GCGGTGTTTACCAACTCCGGCAAGGACAGCAGCGGCGAATTCAAGTCCGCGTAAAACCGGTTCAGAACTCCGGCACACTGCCGATTATTTGTCAATCGATTTTGAACGTCGCTGTCGGCTCCGTTTCGGTCAGAAACCGTCTTCAAAAACCTTTGGACAGCTACCAAGAGGAAGATCTCAGCGTTCTCCGGGAAAAGTGGAGCGAAGCTTTGATGCGAAGGAGGCAGTATTTGGATCAGCACATCACAAAGCTCATTGACAAGCAAG ATAAGACAGAACAGGACGTTGAGAGAGAACAGAGTCTTCTCGATCAGTGGGTCAGCCTCACAGAAGAACGGAATGCGGTCCTCGTCCCAACTCCTGGATCAGGAATTCCTGGTGCCCCGGCCGACTGGATCCCTCCACCAGGCATGGAGCCACACATTCCTGTACTCTTCCTCGATCTAAATG CCGATGATCTATCAACGCATCAGTCAGGAGAAGAAGTCTCCGTTACCGGATTGAACTCTATACTGCCAAAAGAGCATGGGAACAAGTTTTATAATCTGCCGATTATACGACATCTGGAAAAAGATGTGTGTGCTATAGCCGCCTGGGACTCTAGTATACACGATAGTGTCAACTTGAATCGAGTCACTGAAG cAAACGAAAGAGTTTACTTGATCTTGAAGACGACTGTTCGTCTGTCACACCCAGCGCCGATGGATTTGGTGCTACGAAAGCGACTAGCACTAAACATCTACAAACGGCAAAGTATTACAgacagattttttaaacgGATAGTTCGAACAGATGGGTTATCGCAAAGCGGCGTGACTTATGAAGTCGTATCAAACATACCAAAGGCTAGTGAAGAACTTGAGGATCGTGAAAGTCTTGCTCAAATCGCAGCAAGTGGCGAGGACAGCAATTTGTCTGATGGTGAAACTTACATCG AGAAATATACGCGAGGTGTTTCTGCTGTCGAGAGCATATTGACCTTGGATCGCTTGAGGCAGAGCGTCGCGGTCAAGGAACTCCTTCAGGCACAGGGACAGCCTTTGATGCGCAAAACAGCAAGCGTACCAAACTTCTCCCAG ATCATGAGATTTGATACGTCGATGGATTCACTGGTGAACGTTACTCGTTCGGAGAGTGTAACAGACCTAAATTCCGAACTAAACGGGCTGCCTTATCCACGGAGGCCGTCAACGGGTCACATCAGAAATGACGACAGTAATTTTTTACCTACACCGCCGAAGCCGTATGGAATCG GCTCCATTCTGAACTCAG CGAGACCAACATTCCTGAATTTGAACCTGAATCTCAACTCACTGACACGTCTGCAACAGTCCACCTCTGCCAAGT CATCGCCGAACATCGTCGCAGGAAAACTTGGCCTCAGGATGACTACCCTTCACGAAGAAACGTCAAATGCTGCTAACCAACCAGCTACTCCAACTCCAATTTACTCGCCGTCGCGAGAAGACGATGCTGACAAGAGCGACACCGGTTACTCAGAATATGAGGCGTACCAA CCATCGACGAAGCCAATTAAGCCATTAACGACATCGCGGACGTTGGATTCTCTTGTCGAGCTTCAATCAACAAAGATAAACACACCAAGTATGAGCAGCAGTGGATACGGTTCCCAAGCAGTTTCGTCGACAAATTTAACATCAGAAGATTCGATATCCATAAAATCAATCAGCGTTGATGAGACTCCAGATTTGGAATACCGTAACCTCCTGGATTACAAAAGGACAGACAAGATGGACAGCTCTTTGGTCGAAGAGACACCTGAGGAGCATTCAGAGGACCTGAATACAACACTCGGTGGTATCAGTGTTGGCCAAAACGACGACGGCCATGCGACAG AATTGACTAGGGATTGCTTGGACCAAAATCAAGACACCTACATGGAAGATGCGAACGAAAACGTCGTTGAACTTGAAAGGGATAACAATGACAACACGATGAACAAAGCCAACACCGAACAGAGCAGTGAAGCTATGGCGAATCAGGATcgagaagagaaaaacgaCAATGATAAGAAAGTTGAAATCGAAGTCAGCCATGCTTCGAACTCCGACAATGATAGTCCTGCTGATGGAACCTCAGTTGTTCGCTCAAAATTAACCCCTGGCAAA GTTGTCAGAAGGAGAAAAACTTCCGGTGGTAATGCAAGGCCTACTAGCTATCAACATCGAGCATCGTTTCCAATGGTCCGTCCCCAGTTATCGGAAAGCAAGGCGGCTGCTCGTTTGGAACAGTCTTTACAACCTGGAATGCCTTATGAAAATGGGGACAACAGTTCTTCGGAAAGAATTGACG TAGATGATACAAGCGACAAAAGTTCAGCGTTTGGGTCCCGGCCTGATCTGACGAGAATCGAGACTCCGTTGCCCGATTGGGTGATCGTTGGTGAATCGGTTTTGGTGCGCCCCTACAGCTCCTCCGGTGTCATAGCATATGTTGGCGCTACGGAATTCGCCTCTGGAAACTGGATCGGTGTTGAATTGGATGCTCCGACAG ggAAAAATGATGGCACTGTACAAGGCCACAGGTATTTCACGTGCCGACCGAAATATGGGATATTCGTTAAAGTTGACAAACTGATTCAGGACAGACGAGGCAGGGCTTTGCGGTCCTACACCAAACAGGAAACAACCCCGCCACCAAGTGCGTCAATGCGCAGGAGTGCCAGCAGAG